In Desulfuromonas sp. KJ2020, a single window of DNA contains:
- the cysE gene encoding serine O-acetyltransferase, protein MFATLKEDLKAVFDRDPAVRSSLEVVFCYPGFHALLFYRLAHALWVRNFFFLGRLVSQMGRFFTGIEIHPGAKIGRGFFIDHGMGVVIGETAEIGNNCTLYHGVTLGGTSWAKEKRHPTLGDNVIVGSGAKILGPFTVGDNSKVGSNSVVVKEVPPNSTVVGVPGRVVMSEGQSITRADLEHGQLPDPEAKAISCLFDQIRSLERKVKTLTEEQERLKGQLTEAGKKEKV, encoded by the coding sequence GTGTTCGCTACCCTGAAGGAAGACCTCAAAGCCGTATTTGACCGCGACCCCGCTGTGCGTAGCTCGTTGGAAGTTGTTTTTTGTTATCCGGGCTTTCACGCGCTGCTTTTTTACCGTCTGGCCCATGCGCTATGGGTCAGGAACTTTTTCTTTTTGGGACGGCTGGTTTCGCAGATGGGCCGGTTTTTTACGGGCATCGAGATTCATCCGGGTGCCAAAATCGGACGGGGGTTCTTTATCGACCACGGCATGGGGGTCGTTATCGGTGAGACGGCTGAAATCGGCAACAATTGCACCCTCTATCACGGCGTAACGCTCGGCGGCACCAGCTGGGCCAAAGAAAAACGCCATCCCACCCTGGGTGACAACGTCATTGTCGGTTCCGGCGCCAAGATTCTCGGTCCCTTCACCGTGGGCGACAACAGCAAGGTCGGCTCCAATTCGGTTGTGGTCAAGGAGGTCCCGCCCAATAGCACGGTCGTCGGCGTTCCGGGGCGGGTGGTGATGTCCGAGGGACAGTCCATTACCCGGGCCGACCTGGAGCACGGCCAGCTGCCGGACCCCGAAGCCAAGGCGATTTCCTGTCTTTTTGATCAGATTCGCTCTCTGGAAAGAAAAGTCAAAACGCTTACTGAAGAGCAGGAACGCCTGAAAGGTCAGCTGACTGAAGCGGGGAAAAAGGAGAAGGTCTGA
- the ilvA gene encoding threonine ammonia-lyase, biosynthetic, with protein sequence MQKMLKRILTSRVYEAAVETPLEEAPGLSCSLNNRILLKREDLQPIFSFKLRGAYNKVAHLSAEELARGVIAASAGNHAQGVAYAARQLGVRAVIVMPVTTPAIKISAVKALGAEVVLHGDNYSEAAARCQELVEQTGMTFVHPFDDELVIAGQGTVADEILRQNSGRLDAVFVPIGGGGLISGIAAYFKALRPEVRIIGVEPVDSDAMARSLELGHRVILDYVGIFADGVAVREVGKLTFDYCRKYVDEVIRVDTDELCSAIKSTYEATRSIAEPAGALALAGLKKYVRQEKITGQTLVAINSGANMNFERLRYVAERTQVGEKQEALFAVTIPERPGALKRFCGELVGGRNITEFNYRLSSRQGAHIFVGLSIKDEEERAAFSRQLAEKGYKNLDLTDNDLAKTHIRYMVGGRSAEAGQEVLYRFWFPERPGALSRFLTSMGANWNISLFHYRLQGGDFGRVLIGLEIPAGDQAEFQRFLDSLGYRFMEETDNPAYQLFL encoded by the coding sequence ATGCAGAAAATGCTCAAGCGTATCCTGACCTCTCGCGTCTATGAAGCGGCCGTGGAGACCCCTCTGGAGGAGGCACCCGGTCTGTCGTGTTCCCTGAATAACCGTATTCTTCTCAAGCGGGAAGACCTGCAGCCGATCTTCTCCTTCAAATTGCGCGGTGCCTATAACAAAGTAGCGCACCTGAGTGCAGAAGAACTGGCTCGCGGCGTGATTGCCGCCTCCGCTGGAAATCACGCTCAGGGCGTCGCCTATGCGGCCCGTCAACTGGGGGTTCGCGCGGTGATCGTCATGCCAGTGACGACTCCGGCGATCAAGATTTCAGCTGTCAAGGCTTTGGGCGCCGAGGTCGTACTGCATGGTGACAACTACTCCGAGGCGGCCGCCCGTTGCCAGGAACTGGTTGAACAGACGGGGATGACCTTCGTCCATCCCTTTGATGACGAACTGGTGATTGCCGGGCAGGGTACGGTGGCCGATGAGATTCTGAGGCAAAACTCGGGACGGCTGGATGCCGTGTTCGTCCCCATCGGCGGTGGCGGTCTCATCAGCGGTATCGCCGCCTATTTCAAGGCGCTTCGGCCGGAAGTGCGCATCATCGGGGTGGAACCTGTCGACAGCGATGCCATGGCTCGCTCTCTGGAATTGGGGCATCGGGTCATTCTCGATTATGTAGGGATCTTTGCCGATGGGGTGGCCGTCCGAGAGGTCGGCAAGCTGACTTTCGATTACTGCCGCAAATACGTCGATGAGGTCATCCGGGTCGATACGGACGAGTTGTGCAGCGCCATCAAGAGCACCTATGAAGCGACCCGTTCCATTGCCGAACCCGCCGGGGCGCTGGCCTTGGCCGGGCTCAAAAAATATGTACGGCAGGAAAAGATCACCGGACAGACCCTGGTTGCCATCAACTCCGGCGCCAACATGAATTTCGAACGGCTGCGCTATGTGGCCGAACGGACCCAGGTGGGAGAAAAGCAGGAAGCGCTCTTTGCGGTGACTATCCCCGAGCGTCCCGGCGCGCTGAAGCGCTTCTGCGGAGAACTGGTCGGTGGCCGGAACATCACGGAATTCAACTACCGTCTGTCCAGTCGCCAGGGCGCCCATATCTTTGTCGGACTTTCCATCAAAGACGAGGAGGAGAGGGCGGCCTTCTCGCGCCAACTGGCGGAAAAAGGCTATAAAAACCTCGATCTCACCGATAACGACCTGGCCAAAACGCATATTCGTTACATGGTCGGCGGTCGTTCCGCCGAGGCCGGGCAGGAAGTTCTCTACCGCTTCTGGTTTCCGGAGCGGCCCGGCGCTCTCAGCCGGTTTTTGACTTCCATGGGAGCTAACTGGAACATCTCTCTCTTTCACTACCGTCTGCAGGGCGGCGACTTCGGGCGTGTCCTTATCGGCCTTGAAATACCGGCCGGCGATCAGGCAGAATTTCAGCGATTTCTCGATTCACTGGGCTACCGCTTTATGGAAGAGACCGATAACCCAGCTTATCAGCTCTTTCTCTAA
- a CDS encoding acetyl-CoA C-acyltransferase — protein MGKSLNGRRVAVVGGLRTPFVKAGTYFKDLSPLAMSTHVVAEMLSRYGVVADSLDDIVWGRVIHDPRISNIAREIVLDLRLPARIRGYMVSNNCITSAHAIANLADAIAGGRSEAGIAGGVESMSQAPILFSREASRIFLEAGLASSTSQQIKALLRLRPRHFRPESLSVKEPSTGLSMGEHCEIMAKQWQISRQVQDEIALRSHLRAAQATADGRLAAEIAPLKGIDRDMIVRGDTSLERLGSLRPVFDRSSRGTLTAGNSSPLTDGAAGVLLMSEERAAKEGRKPLAFIRDVHFASLHPDDGLLMAPALAVPALLRRTGLSLRDMDIVEMHEAFGAQVACNLAAWEQGWKDEAIGVVDQAILNPLGSSIAVGHPFAATGARIVTTLAGEMARKKSRYGLVSICAAGAMAAAMILERD, from the coding sequence ATGGGTAAATCCTTAAATGGACGGCGAGTCGCTGTGGTCGGCGGACTGCGAACCCCTTTTGTCAAAGCGGGAACCTATTTTAAAGATCTGTCTCCTCTGGCGATGTCTACCCATGTGGTCGCCGAGATGTTGTCCCGTTATGGTGTAGTAGCCGATAGTCTGGACGATATTGTCTGGGGGCGAGTCATTCATGACCCCAGGATTTCCAATATTGCCCGGGAGATCGTGCTCGACCTTCGATTGCCGGCGCGCATTCGCGGCTATATGGTCTCCAACAACTGCATCACTTCGGCTCATGCCATAGCCAACCTGGCGGATGCCATCGCCGGCGGCAGGTCCGAAGCCGGCATTGCCGGCGGTGTCGAATCCATGTCACAGGCACCTATCCTATTCAGCCGGGAGGCTTCCCGTATTTTTCTGGAGGCCGGTCTGGCTTCCTCCACCAGCCAACAAATCAAGGCCCTTCTCCGTCTGCGTCCACGGCATTTTCGCCCCGAATCCCTGTCGGTCAAAGAGCCGTCCACCGGGTTGTCCATGGGCGAACATTGCGAGATTATGGCCAAGCAGTGGCAAATATCCCGGCAGGTTCAGGACGAGATCGCCCTGCGCAGTCACCTACGAGCGGCCCAGGCGACGGCAGACGGCCGCCTCGCTGCGGAAATCGCCCCTCTAAAAGGCATCGACCGCGACATGATCGTGCGCGGTGATACGAGCCTGGAAAGACTCGGTTCGCTGCGGCCGGTTTTTGACCGCTCCAGTCGGGGAACCCTGACGGCCGGAAATTCCAGCCCTCTTACGGACGGCGCGGCAGGGGTGCTACTCATGTCGGAAGAGCGGGCTGCCAAAGAAGGGCGTAAGCCGCTGGCCTTTATCCGCGATGTGCACTTCGCCTCCCTGCATCCCGACGATGGTCTGCTAATGGCCCCCGCCCTGGCGGTGCCGGCTTTGCTGCGTCGGACCGGTCTGTCTTTGCGTGACATGGATATCGTGGAGATGCATGAAGCTTTCGGTGCCCAGGTCGCCTGCAATCTTGCCGCCTGGGAGCAGGGTTGGAAGGATGAGGCCATCGGTGTGGTCGACCAGGCGATCCTCAACCCCCTCGGCAGTTCCATTGCCGTCGGGCATCCCTTCGCGGCCACGGGCGCGCGCATCGTCACCACCCTGGCCGGCGAGATGGCCAGAAAAAAGTCCCGCTATGGCCTGGTTTCCATCTGTGCCGCCGGCGCCATGGCTGCGGCCATGATTCTCGAAAGAGATTGA
- a CDS encoding fumarate hydratase has protein sequence MPEFTYQDPFPVGKDTTKYYKIPDSEKYVSVANFDGKDVLKVDPEALTVLANQAMKDVSFLLRPEHNEQVAKILRDPEASPNDRGVAMAFLRNAEISANFELPVCQDTGTATIVAKKGQQVWTGCKDEQYLSKGVYKTYTEENLRYSQTVALDMYKEKNTGTNLPAQIDIMATEGDYYKFLFMAKGGGSANKTMLYQETKALLTPEKLEKFLVEKMKYLGTAACPPYHIAFVIGGTSADACMKTVKLATAKELDGLPTEGNEHGQAFRDTALEAKLLEAAQKLGIGAQFGGKYFAHDVRVIRLPRHGASCPVGMAVSCSADRNIKAKITREGLFVEEMDRNPGRLIPDQYRGKHGHGTRIDLNRPMKEILADLSKLEVGAPLLLQGTIVVGRDIAHAKFKEILDSGKPLPDYLKNHPIYYAGPAKTPAGKPSGSFGPTTAGRMDSYVDLLQENGGSMIMIAKGNRSQQVTDACKKHGGFYLGSIGGPAAVLAEENIKKVECIDFPELGMEAVWKIEVEDFPAFILVDDKGNDFFKKLGL, from the coding sequence ATGCCGGAGTTCACGTACCAGGATCCCTTCCCCGTAGGTAAAGACACCACCAAATACTACAAGATCCCCGATTCGGAAAAATATGTTTCCGTCGCCAACTTCGATGGCAAGGATGTCCTCAAGGTCGATCCCGAAGCCCTCACGGTTCTGGCCAACCAGGCTATGAAAGACGTCTCCTTCCTACTGCGCCCCGAACACAACGAGCAGGTCGCCAAGATCCTGCGTGATCCCGAAGCTTCCCCCAATGATCGCGGCGTCGCCATGGCTTTTTTGCGCAACGCGGAGATCTCGGCCAATTTTGAACTGCCTGTCTGCCAGGACACCGGCACCGCTACCATCGTCGCCAAAAAAGGCCAACAGGTTTGGACGGGCTGCAAGGACGAGCAATATCTCTCCAAGGGCGTTTACAAGACCTACACCGAAGAAAACCTGCGCTACTCCCAGACGGTCGCCCTCGACATGTACAAGGAGAAGAACACCGGCACCAACCTGCCCGCCCAGATCGACATCATGGCGACCGAAGGGGACTACTACAAGTTTCTCTTTATGGCCAAAGGCGGCGGCAGCGCCAACAAAACCATGCTCTACCAGGAGACCAAAGCGCTGCTCACCCCCGAGAAGCTGGAGAAGTTCCTGGTCGAAAAGATGAAATATCTCGGCACCGCCGCCTGCCCGCCCTACCACATCGCCTTTGTTATCGGCGGTACCAGCGCCGACGCCTGCATGAAGACCGTCAAACTGGCCACGGCCAAGGAACTCGATGGACTGCCCACCGAAGGCAATGAGCATGGTCAGGCTTTCCGTGATACCGCCCTTGAAGCCAAGCTTCTGGAGGCCGCGCAGAAGCTCGGCATCGGCGCCCAGTTCGGCGGCAAGTATTTCGCCCATGACGTCCGCGTCATCCGCCTTCCCCGCCACGGCGCCTCCTGCCCCGTCGGCATGGCGGTTTCCTGCTCCGCGGATCGCAACATCAAGGCGAAAATCACCCGCGAGGGCCTCTTCGTCGAAGAGATGGACCGCAATCCCGGTCGCCTCATTCCCGACCAGTATCGCGGCAAGCATGGCCACGGCACCCGCATCGACCTCAACCGCCCCATGAAAGAGATCCTGGCCGACCTGTCCAAACTTGAAGTTGGCGCCCCCCTGCTCCTGCAAGGGACCATCGTGGTCGGCCGCGACATCGCGCATGCCAAGTTCAAGGAAATTCTCGATTCCGGCAAGCCACTGCCCGACTATCTCAAGAACCACCCCATCTACTACGCAGGCCCGGCCAAGACGCCGGCTGGCAAGCCCTCCGGTTCTTTCGGGCCGACCACGGCCGGCCGCATGGACTCCTACGTCGATCTGCTGCAAGAGAACGGCGGCTCCATGATCATGATCGCCAAGGGCAACCGTAGCCAGCAGGTCACCGACGCCTGTAAAAAGCATGGCGGCTTCTACCTCGGTTCCATCGGCGGGCCGGCTGCCGTTCTGGCCGAAGAAAACATCAAAAAGGTCGAATGCATCGATTTCCCCGAACTCGGCATGGAGGCCGTCTGGAAGATCGAGGTTGAAGATTTCCCTGCCTTCATCCTGGTGGACGACAAGGGCAACGACTTCTTCAAAAAGCTTGGCCTCTAA
- a CDS encoding Na/Pi cotransporter family protein has product MLEPFKMTYTVLGGLGIFILGMKYLSDSLQMLSGGLIRKAISSLTSNRILAVIVGLSITAFVQSSSITTVMVVGLTNAGLMQLSQAIGVILGANIGTTITGWILAVKVGKYGLLLVALGIFPMLFSKNERISAIAKVFVALGLIFFGLEIMSDAFKPLRTHEGFMNLMLLLDAQSLLSLLGCVAIGCVMTMIVQSSSAMLGITIALASTGAIPIHTAIALVMGENIGTTITAQLAAIGSTVAARRAAMAHSTFNVLGVFIIITIFSPFVGLVEMLVPGSADFINAEGNHPYAAAHIALAHSMFNVTATLAMLPFLKQLERLVVRIIPETGGIEKGPFKYIGPPGSMPVAMGTSMVLQELIRMHTRVHKALRHVGSLLHRDLKGRDRFYQKVKEIEQQTDVMQHEITTFTVTLMQAGKASKEQSDMAYGYVRAADELESIADYTASICSYMKRLEKHELDFSDDAWKDLIRFHHEVLVFYNHVSDSFKEEKPTDAASIRQEASRLNDLADEIRNAHLARTKAGACGALPGLTFSDMAVALRRIKNHTVNLHEALCFETTPEA; this is encoded by the coding sequence ATGCTCGAACCTTTTAAGATGACCTACACGGTCCTGGGCGGCCTCGGAATTTTCATCCTCGGGATGAAATATCTCTCCGACAGCCTGCAGATGCTCTCCGGCGGCCTCATCCGCAAAGCGATCTCCTCCCTGACTTCCAACCGCATCCTGGCGGTGATCGTCGGCTTGTCCATCACGGCCTTTGTACAGTCTTCCTCCATCACCACCGTCATGGTCGTCGGCCTGACCAATGCCGGGCTCATGCAGCTGAGCCAGGCCATAGGGGTTATCCTCGGCGCCAATATCGGCACCACCATCACCGGCTGGATCCTCGCAGTCAAGGTGGGTAAATATGGCCTGCTGCTGGTCGCTCTCGGCATCTTTCCGATGCTTTTTTCCAAGAACGAGAGAATCTCCGCCATAGCCAAGGTTTTTGTCGCTCTGGGTCTTATCTTTTTCGGCCTGGAGATCATGAGCGACGCCTTTAAACCTTTGCGAACCCATGAGGGCTTCATGAACCTCATGCTGCTGCTGGATGCACAGTCGCTGTTGAGCCTGCTGGGTTGCGTCGCCATCGGCTGCGTCATGACCATGATCGTGCAGAGCAGTTCCGCCATGTTGGGCATTACCATCGCCCTGGCCTCCACAGGGGCGATCCCCATTCACACCGCTATCGCTCTGGTCATGGGTGAGAACATCGGCACCACGATCACCGCCCAGCTCGCCGCCATCGGCAGCACCGTGGCGGCCCGGCGAGCCGCCATGGCCCACAGTACCTTCAATGTCCTTGGGGTTTTCATCATCATCACCATATTCTCCCCCTTTGTCGGGCTGGTAGAAATGCTCGTGCCTGGTTCCGCCGATTTCATCAACGCTGAAGGCAACCACCCTTATGCGGCGGCCCATATCGCTCTAGCCCATTCCATGTTCAACGTGACCGCCACCCTGGCGATGTTGCCCTTTCTCAAACAACTGGAGCGTCTTGTCGTCCGCATCATTCCTGAAACGGGTGGAATAGAAAAGGGGCCGTTCAAATACATCGGCCCGCCGGGCAGCATGCCTGTCGCCATGGGAACCTCCATGGTGCTGCAGGAACTGATACGCATGCATACCAGAGTTCACAAGGCTCTTCGTCACGTGGGAAGCCTGCTTCATCGCGATCTTAAGGGCAGGGATCGCTTTTACCAGAAAGTGAAGGAAATCGAGCAGCAAACAGATGTTATGCAGCATGAGATCACGACCTTCACTGTTACCCTCATGCAGGCCGGCAAAGCAAGCAAGGAACAGTCCGACATGGCCTATGGCTACGTGCGGGCGGCCGACGAGCTGGAATCTATAGCTGATTACACAGCCTCCATCTGCTCTTACATGAAACGCCTGGAAAAGCATGAACTGGACTTCAGCGATGACGCCTGGAAAGACCTCATCCGCTTCCATCACGAAGTGCTGGTTTTCTACAACCACGTCAGCGACTCCTTTAAGGAGGAAAAGCCCACGGATGCGGCCAGTATCCGCCAGGAGGCCAGTCGGCTCAATGATCTGGCGGACGAGATACGCAACGCGCATCTCGCCCGCACCAAGGCCGGTGCCTGCGGCGCCCTGCCAGGCCTGACTTTTAGCGACATGGCGGTGGCTTTGCGCCGGATCAAGAACCATACGGTCAACCTGCACGAAGCTCTCTGCTTCGAGACAACCCCCGAAGCCTGA